From a single Nicotiana tomentosiformis chromosome 2, ASM39032v3, whole genome shotgun sequence genomic region:
- the LOC138904330 gene encoding uncharacterized protein, whose product MNTVSPDLLSGIVYASNARAVWEDLRERFDKVNRMRIYQLHREIATISQGADSISTYFTKLKELWGEFDAIVPPPSFVKDYVEVLNQQRLLQFLGGLNDSYSQARRQILMKSTEPSLNQAYAMVIEDETQKGSSGRDSTGLNSLMEDNDITSLWSAKGPQMQKPRKNFNIQCEFCRIKGHIKENCYQLIGYPTDFKGRRKPVANSHILVTMHN is encoded by the coding sequence ATGAATACTGTATCGCCAGATCTGCTCAGTGGGATAGTGTATGCATCGAATGCCCGAGCTGTGTGGGAGGATCTTCGTGAAAGATTTGATAAGGTTAATCGAATGAGGATCTATCAGCTACATAGGGAAATTGCAACAATCTCTCAAGGTGCCGACTCTATTTCTACATATTTTACAAAATTGAAGGAATTGTGGGGCGAATTTGACGCAATTGTGCCGCCTCCTAGCTTTGTGAAGGACTATGTTGAGGTCTTGAATCAACAGAGGCTACTTCAATTTTTAGGAGGTCTAAATGACTCATATAGTCAGGCAAGACGTCAAATCCTTATGAAATCCACTGAACCTAGTCTAAATCAAGCATATGCCATGGTTATCGAGGATGAGACTCAGAAAGGATCATCAGGGCGTGACTCTACAGGTCTCAACTCACTAATGGAGGACAATGACATTACTTCACTTTGGAGTGCTAAAGGGCCTCAGATGCAGAAACCTAGAAAGAATTTCAATATACAGTGTGAATTCTGTAGAATAAAAGGACACATCAAAGAGAATTGCTATCAATTGATTGGATATCCAACTGATTTCAAGGGCAGAAGAAAGCCAGTGGCTAATTCACACATTTTGGTAACTATGCACAACTAG